A single region of the Deltaproteobacteria bacterium genome encodes:
- the trmB gene encoding tRNA (guanosine(46)-N7)-methyltransferase TrmB, giving the protein MPKNKRKKYARVRQLPNVTFAAFGVSPPPAFFPWHAKPYAAMQKVLELGCGKGEHSLAFAAADPARLYVGVDCKSHRICVGAEKALDAGLENVLFLHARIERLAEFFMEQSIHEIWLTFPDPYPKTQTAKFRLSGSRFLDAYARLLAPGGGVHVKTDSELFFDFTRESVRQWGGRVVDMSEDVHADGHARHGAGAVVSAYEAAARERGDVIRYLSFRLDNDRG; this is encoded by the coding sequence ATGCCGAAGAATAAACGTAAAAAATACGCGCGCGTCAGACAGCTGCCCAATGTCACCTTCGCCGCTTTCGGGGTTTCACCGCCGCCCGCTTTTTTTCCGTGGCATGCAAAACCGTATGCGGCCATGCAAAAGGTTCTCGAGTTGGGCTGCGGCAAGGGCGAGCACAGTTTGGCCTTTGCCGCAGCCGACCCTGCCAGACTTTATGTGGGGGTCGACTGCAAGAGCCACCGCATCTGTGTCGGTGCGGAAAAGGCCCTGGACGCGGGACTTGAAAACGTCCTGTTTCTGCATGCGCGCATCGAGCGGCTTGCGGAATTTTTCATGGAGCAGTCGATTCACGAGATCTGGTTGACGTTTCCCGACCCGTACCCGAAAACGCAGACAGCCAAATTCAGGTTGTCCGGGAGCCGGTTTCTGGATGCGTATGCGCGGCTGCTGGCACCCGGTGGGGGCGTGCATGTAAAAACGGACAGCGAGCTTTTTTTCGACTTTACCAGAGAATCGGTTCGGCAATGGGGAGGGCGTGTCGTCGACATGTCGGAAGACGTGCATGCGGATGGACATGCCCGGCATGGAGCGGGAGCGGTCGTTTCCGCCTATGAAGCGGCTGCCCGGGAGCGGGGCGACGTC